One region of Brassica napus cultivar Da-Ae chromosome A10, Da-Ae, whole genome shotgun sequence genomic DNA includes:
- the LOC106412112 gene encoding uncharacterized protein LOC106412112, whose product MCLNRRADPGYESGAWEFVRCVGADLRESELIICPCIDCRNVARHSASVIVDHLVTRGMDLSYKMREDWYHHGEVMSGTDSRSNGSEKRNEILGLYQAAAFDDEEFLRHGDLSEVAEGEDKAEDEFLAKLADAETPLYPSCANHSKLSAIVSLFRIKTQSGWSDRSFDLLLETLPQMLPEDNVLHTSLYEVKRFLRSFDMGYEKIHACVNDCCLFRKEFEKLDKCPKCNASRWKINLRTGDVKKGIPQKVLRYFPIIPRLKRMFRSEDMSKDLRWHFTNKSTDGKSRHPVDSVTWNQMNNRYPSFAAEERNLRLGLSTDGFNPFNMKNVNYSCWPVLLVIYNMSPEKCMKEENIMLSLLIPGPSQPGNNIDVYLEPLIEDLNHLWEKGESTYDAVNHTTFTLRAMLLWTIQDFPAYGNLAGCKVKGKMGCPVCGKNTDSMWLSNCRKHVYMSHRKGLPPTHPYRGKKAWFDGKAEHGKKGRILSGHNISHILRNYKNDFGNVKVIGRNCRFNENKSKERYAISDTGT is encoded by the coding sequence ATGTGTCTAAACCGAAGAGCTGATCCTGGTTATGAGAGTGGTGCGTGGGAATTTGTGAGGTGTGTTGGTGCAGATTTGCGAGAGTCTGAGTTGATCATTTGCCCATGTATTGATTGTCGCAACGTAGCTCGTCACTCAGCCAGTGTTATTGTGGATCATCTAGTAACAAGAGGAATGGATTTGAGTTACAAGATGAGGGAGGATTGGTATCACCATGGAGAAGTAATGTCAGGGACTGACAGTAGAAGCAATGGAAGTGAGAAGAGGAATGAGATTTTAGGGTTATACCAAGCAGCTGCCTTTGATGATGAAGAGTTTCTTAGGCATGGTGACTTAAGTGAGGTTGCTGAAGGTGAAGATAAGGCAGAAGATGAGTTTCTTGCTAAGCTAGCCGATGCAGAAACACCTCTGTATCCAAGTTGTGCTAACCACAGCAAGCTCTCTGCAATTGTTTCACTCTTTAGGATAAAGACACAGAGTGGTTGGTCTGATAGAAGCTTCGATCTGCTGCTTGAGACTTTGCCACAGAtgctacccgaggataatgtctTGCACACGTCCTTGTACGAAGTGAAGAGGTTTTTGAGATCTTTTGATATGGGTTATGAGAAGATACACGCCTGTGTGAATGACTGCTGTCTATTCAGAAAGGAGTTTGAGAAGCTAGACAAATGTCCGAAATGCAATGCTTCAAGATGGAAGATTAACTTGCGCACAGGTGATGTGAAGAAAGGTATTCCACAGAAAGTTCTAAGGTATTTTCCCATAATCCCACGGCTGAAGAGGATGTTCAGGTCAGAGGACATGTCAAAGGACTTGAGGTGGCATTTTACTAATAAGAGCACTGATGGAAAAAGCAGACATCCGGTTGATTCTGTTACTTGGAATCAAATGAATAACAGATACCCTTCATTTGCCGCTGAAGAAAGAAATCTTCGGCTTGGGCTGTCCACAGATGGGTTCAATCCTTTCAATATGAAGAATGTGAACTACAGCTGTTGGCCTGTTTTGCTTGTCATTTACAACATGTCACCTGAAAAGTGTATGAAGGAGGAGAACATCATGTTGTCGTTGCTGATTCCTGGTCCAAGCCAACCTGGTAACAATATTGATGTGTACTTAGAACCGCTTATAGAGGATCTAAACCACCTGTGGGAAAAAGGAGAGTCAACGTATGATGCAGTCAACCACACCACTTTCACATTAAGAGCTATGCTTCTCTGGACTATTCaggattttccagcatatgggaATCTTGCAGGCTGCAAAGTAAAGGGAAAAATGGGTTGTCCTGTGTGTGGAAAAAACACAGACAGTATGTGGTTGAGTAACTGCAGGAAGCACGTTTATATGTCCCATCGGAAAGGTCTTCCTCCCACACATCCTTATAGAGGAAAGAAAGCATGGTTTGATGGGAAAGCAGAGCATGGGAAAAAGGGTAGAATTCTGAGTGGTCATAACATAAGCCATATACTTAGAAATTACAAGAATGATTTTGGAAATGTGAAAGTAATTGGTAGAAATTGCCGATTCAACGAAAACAAATCCAAAGAACGATATGCTATCTCAGATACTGGGACCTGA